One genomic segment of Ipomoea triloba cultivar NCNSP0323 chromosome 9, ASM357664v1 includes these proteins:
- the LOC116029870 gene encoding TMV resistance protein N-like produces MASSSSSSSYAFTYDVFLSFRGETRGSFSDHLYADLKRGGINTFRDDESIRRGEDISNELSKAIEESRISIIVFSKDYAGSRWCLDELVKIMECKQKLNQVVYPIFYDVDPSEVRKQTGMFGDALTLHSERFGDQKVNEWKVALIAAANLSGWDLQTVKNGYESKFIEAITKDVLGVLNFVPMNVAKHPVGINSRVQDILDLLQTQTNDSVRMIGIFGMGGVGKSTLAKAIYNHLIMSCHEFEGSCFVAKIRQEVSNKGHKGLVGLQEMLLRKTLKRKMFEIDNVDEGISLIKRTLQSKKVLIVLDDIDHITQLESLAGQRNWFGSGSTIILTTRDVHLLNDLGTQEKYMVKTLSIDDSLQLLCWHAFGVPVPLEEYNELSKRIASYSGGLPLALTIIGSHLRGRSVQEWFEDAEKLRSNPHEDVQKMLKISYDALDDDTKNIFLDIACFFVGHDKKDTAMILKACGFHAKSGIRSLIERCLLAIHGGGESDRLEMHDLVRDMGREIVRKESPKHPGQRSRLIERNDVFDVLEGNKGTEAIEGVLVNSEVLKNVVLNTKVFTRMVKVRILIMDGVLLKGSFKYLPNTLRLFRLHNCQLSRISSDFRFEKLAELDLEGSNIEEFQPNMQHFRCLKILKFDRCKQLKKMPDFTGAENLKTLSFKSCLNLVKVHPSIGVLKKLVKLDLMECMKVKELPNNICNLKSLEILSLRGCEKLKELPIELGKLEQLIELDAYGTAVSHIPFSLGCLRNLQTLYMWSHNKGLVQSKSKPQLLQLFSRRNPSDPGGFVPPSFVNLCSLKHLIVSYNYLGEVDLGTSLGNLSSLENLDLSGRCYLQSLPFGLSHLSNLTRLYLNNWRNLKALQDLPPNLNLLSAENCVSLEKIADISNLRQLRELNFENCKSLVELPGVGSLEFLQCLAIANCSALSIPLIENWYKARCEGDNLKIWVQVIRYVSSVSCRIPTDLRQYGFEMLFPLLNDDHINGVGVSVRSKSSGAWIVKEPPQTQYIGIKEYEEIEFEIPTRIEQVMEVYAHFHGVQKILCVVEIHRNRDGEVRFFPSNRGWIAAAS; encoded by the exons AtggcatcatcatcatcttcttcttcatatgCTTTTACATATGATGTTTTCTTGAGTTTTAGAGGTGAGACACGAGGATCTTTTTCTGATCATCTCTATGCAGATTTGAAGCGGGGTGGGATTAACACTTTTCGAGATGATGAATCGATTCGAAGAGGCGAGGATATTTCTAATGAGCTGTCTAAGGCCATAGAGGAGTCAAGGATATCTATCATCGTATTCTCCAAAGACTATGCCGGATCTAGATGGTGTCTAGATGAGCTCGTGAAGATCATGGAATGTAAACAGAAGTTGAACCAAGTTGTTTATCCTATATTTTACGATGTTGATCCTTCGGAAGTTCGAAAACAGACTGGCATGTTTGGTGATGCATTGACCCTACATAGTGAACGATTTGGGGATCAAAAAGTTAATGAGTGGAAAGTTGCACTCATTGCAGCTGCTAATTTGTCTGGATGGGATTTACAAACCGTGAAAAATGG GTATGAGTCAAAGTTCATTGAGGCAATTACTAAAGATGTGCTAGGGGTGCTGAATTTTGTGCCCATGAATGTTGCAAAACATCCCGTTGGAATTAATTCTCGTGTTCAAGATATACTTGATTTATTGCAAACTCAAACAAATGATAGTGTTCGAATGATTGGAATTTTTGGCATGGGTGGTGTGGGAAAATCAACCCTTGCTAAGGCCATATACAATCATTTGATCATGAGTTGTCACGAGTTTGAAGGTAGTTGCTTTGTTGCAAAAATTAGACAAGAAGTTTCTAATAAGGGGCACAAAGGCCTAGTTGGTTTACAAGAAATGCTTCTTCGCAAAACACTCAAGAGAAAGATGTTTGAAATTGATAACGTTGATGAAGGAATAAGTTTAATCAAAAGAACATTGCAATCAAAAAAGGTTCTTATTGTTCTTGATGACATAGACCACATAACTCAACTAGAATCATTAGCAGGACAACGGAATTGGTTTGGTTCAGGTAGTACAATTATACTAACAACTAGAGATGTTCACCTGTTGAATGACCTTGGAACACAAGAGAAGTACATGGTTAAAACATTAAGCATTGATGATTCGTTGCAACTCTTATGTTGGCATGCTTTTGGAGTTCCTGTACCATTAGAGGAGTATAATGAATTATCCAAAAGGATAGCAAGTTATAGTGGCGGACTTCCATTAGCACTTACAATTATAGGTTCTCATTTGCGTGGAAGATCTGTGCAAGAGTGGTTCGAAGATGCTGAGAAGTTAAGAAGTAATCCTCATGAAGATGTTCAAAAAatgcttaaaataagttatgatGCACTTGATGATGATACTAAGAACATCTTTCTTGATATTGCTTGTTTTTTTGTTGGGCATGACAAAAAGGACACTGCTATGATATTGAAAGCTTGTGGTTTTCATGCTAAAAGTGGAATAAGAAGTTTGATAGAAAGATGTTTGTTAGCAATACATGGTGGTGGAGAATCTGACAGGCTTGAGATGCATGATTTAGTACGGGATATGGGAAGAGAAATTGTTCGAAAGGAATCTCCAAAACATCCTGGCCAACGAAGTAGATTGATTGAGCGGAATGATGTCTTTGATGTTCTTGAAGGCAACAAG gGCACGGAAGCAATTGAAGGGGTGCTTGTAAATTCAGAAGTCCTAAAGAATGTGGTTTTGAATACCAAAGTATTCACAAGGATGGTAAAGGTAAGAATACTTATAATGGATGGTGTGCTTCTTAAAGGATCTTTTAAATATTTGCCCAATACGCTTAGGCTATTTAGATTGCATAACTGTCAATTGAGCCGCATATCATCTGATTTTCGCTTTGAGAAACTTGCTGAGTTAGACTTGGAAGGTAGCAATATCGAAGAATTTCAACCCAACATGCAG CATTTTAGGTGCTTGAAGATCTTAAAGTTTGATAGGTGTAAACAACTTAAGAAAATGCCGGACTTCACCGGGGCAGAGAATCTCAAGACATTATCATTCAAATCTTGTTTGAATTTGGTAAAGGTGCACCCATCGATTGGAGTTTTGAAAAAACTTGTTAAGCTAGATCTCATGGAATGCATGAAAGTGAAGGAGCTTCCAAATAACATTTGCAATTTAAAATCACTCGAGATTTTAAGTTTGCGCGGTTGCGAAAAGCTGAAGGAGCTTCCAATTGAATTGGGAAAATTAGAGCAACTAATAGAATTAGATGCTTATGGAACTGCAGTCTCACATATACCCTTTTCTTTGGGATGTTTGAGAAATCTACAGACATTGTACATGTGGTCACACAACAAGGGGTTAGtacaatcaaaatcaaaacctCAACTTCTTCAACTTTTCTCAAGAAGAAATCCTAGTGATCCAGGTGGTTTTGTTCCACCTTCATTTGTGAATTTATGCTCCTTGAAACATCTAATTGTGTCTTACAACTATCTGGGTGAGGTAGATCTTGGGACCTCTCTTGGGAATCTAAGCTCATTGGAAAATTTAGATTTATCAGGAAGATGCTATCTTCAAAGCTTACCTTTCGGCCTTTCTCATCTTTCCAATTTGACAAGGCTCTATTTGAACAATTGGCGAAATCTTAAAGCACTTCAAGACCTTCCTCCTAATTTGAATCTACTCTCCGCAGAAAATTGTGTGtcattggaaaaaatagcaGATATATCAAACTTGAGACAACTTAGAGAGTTGAACTTTGAGAATTGCAAAAGTTTGGTTGAGCTTCCAGGGGTGGGGAGTCTTGAATTCTTACAATGTCTTGCAATAGCAAACTGCAGTGCTTTGAGTATTCCTTTGATTGAAAATTGGTACAAg GCACGTTGTGAAGGTGATAATCTCAAGATTTGGGTTCAAGTCATTAGATAT GTAAGTTCTGTAAGTTGCAGAATTCCAACAGATTTAAGGCAGTATGGGTTCGAAATGTTGTTCCCACTCTTGAACGATGATCACATTAATGGAGTTGGTGTTAGTGTGAGAAGCAAAAGCAGTGGGGCTTGGATTGTAAAGGAACCTCCTCAAACTCAATATATTGGGATCAAAGAATATGAGGAAATTGAATTTGAGATCCCAACAAGGATTGAACAAGTAATGGAGGTGTATGCACATTTCCATGGTGTGCAGAAGATACTTTGTGTAGTTGAAATACATAGAAACAGAGATGGAGAAGTGAGGTTCTTCCCATCCAACAGGGGATGGATTGCTGCTGCATCTTAA